In the Elioraea tepida genome, one interval contains:
- a CDS encoding glucose 1-dehydrogenase — MRLQGKVAVVTGAASGFGEGIARAYVAEGARVVVADINEEGARRVADSLGAAAVAIGGDVSKGPDCAAIVDRAVSAFGGLDIVVNNAGTTHRNKPLLEVTEAEFDRVYAVNVKSIYWMTQAAVPVLRQQGRGGSIINIGSTAGIRPRPGLTWYNGSKGAVNTITLSMAQELARDNIRVNSICPVIGATALLEEFMGMPDTPENRARFLATIPLGRMSTPADVANAAVWLADPASSFITGILLPVDGGRTA; from the coding sequence ATGCGTCTTCAGGGGAAGGTCGCCGTCGTGACGGGGGCGGCGTCAGGGTTCGGCGAGGGGATCGCGCGCGCCTATGTCGCGGAGGGTGCGCGCGTCGTCGTCGCCGACATCAACGAGGAGGGGGCACGGCGTGTTGCCGACTCGCTCGGCGCGGCAGCGGTCGCGATCGGCGGCGATGTCTCGAAGGGTCCCGACTGCGCCGCGATCGTCGACCGTGCCGTGAGTGCTTTCGGCGGGCTCGACATCGTCGTCAACAACGCCGGAACGACGCACCGGAACAAGCCGCTGCTCGAGGTCACCGAGGCCGAGTTCGACCGCGTCTATGCGGTGAATGTGAAGAGCATCTACTGGATGACGCAGGCCGCGGTGCCGGTGCTGCGCCAGCAGGGGCGCGGCGGGTCGATCATCAACATCGGCTCGACCGCTGGCATACGCCCGCGACCGGGGCTCACCTGGTACAACGGCTCCAAGGGGGCGGTGAACACGATCACCCTCTCGATGGCGCAGGAGCTCGCACGCGACAACATCCGCGTGAACTCGATCTGCCCGGTGATCGGCGCCACGGCCCTGCTCGAGGAGTTCATGGGCATGCCGGACACGCCGGAGAACCGCGCCCGGTTCCTCGCCACCATCCCGCTTGGGCGGATGAGCACGCCCGCCGACGTCGCGAACGCCGCCGTTTGGCTTGCCGATCCGGCCTCCTCCTTCATCACCGGGATCCTCCTGCCGGTGGACGGCGGCCGGACGGCCTGA
- a CDS encoding branched-chain amino acid ABC transporter permease, which produces MTLLLLLAILDGLAYAALVFMVAVGLTLVFGVLRVLNIAHGSFFAIGAYVAATLGTAAAATAAAPALALPVLLLAAVLVGGALGPVVEKLLLSRIYVKDHVLQLLVTFALFMVLEDVQKLIWGVQPIFQDAAVKALGPVEVGDIVYTRYQLFLLPGVAAVTLIGLMWFLRRTLTGRVIVAVTHDREAATAMGIDAQRVYLLTFTFGTMLAALGGALASPTTSLVPGIGVNMIVLSFAVVATAGLGQIEGAALTALLIGLGRSVAVYFAPEFEVVIPYIIMVVVLLVRPYGIFGSPELRRV; this is translated from the coding sequence ATGACGCTGCTTCTCCTGCTCGCGATCCTGGACGGGCTCGCCTACGCCGCCCTCGTCTTCATGGTGGCGGTCGGCTTGACGCTCGTGTTCGGCGTGCTGCGCGTGCTCAACATCGCGCACGGATCGTTCTTCGCGATCGGCGCCTATGTCGCGGCCACCCTCGGCACCGCTGCCGCCGCCACGGCCGCGGCGCCGGCGCTCGCGCTCCCTGTGTTGCTCCTTGCCGCGGTGCTCGTTGGCGGCGCGCTCGGGCCGGTCGTCGAGAAGCTGTTGCTCAGCCGGATCTATGTGAAGGACCACGTGCTCCAGCTGCTTGTGACCTTCGCCCTCTTCATGGTCCTCGAGGACGTGCAGAAGCTGATCTGGGGCGTGCAGCCGATCTTCCAGGACGCGGCGGTGAAGGCACTCGGGCCCGTCGAGGTCGGCGACATCGTATATACGCGCTATCAGCTGTTCCTGCTTCCCGGCGTAGCCGCAGTCACCCTCATCGGGCTCATGTGGTTCCTCAGAAGAACACTGACGGGCCGCGTCATCGTCGCGGTCACGCATGACCGCGAGGCGGCCACCGCGATGGGGATCGATGCGCAGCGTGTGTATCTCCTCACGTTCACCTTCGGTACGATGCTCGCCGCCCTCGGCGGCGCTCTCGCCTCGCCGACGACGAGCCTCGTTCCAGGCATCGGCGTGAACATGATCGTGCTCTCCTTCGCGGTGGTGGCGACCGCCGGGCTCGGCCAGATCGAGGGGGCGGCGCTCACCGCGCTCCTGATCGGGCTCGGGCGGTCGGTCGCCGTCTATTTCGCGCCCGAGTTCGAGGTGGTGATCCCCTACATCATCATGGTGGTGGTGCTGCTCGTCCGCCCCTACGGAATCTTCGGCTCGCCCGAGCTGCGGCGCGTCTAG
- a CDS encoding branched-chain amino acid ABC transporter permease: protein MEPRLALPAAAGVALVVGLAAAAPWLKFVFTIALAKGLAVLGILLLLRAGQVSFGHALYVAVGAYTVAFARPGIGELLVLLPLAVASATAVGFLVGLFVARYRDIFFGMLNLAFSMVFYSLLEKLYTYTHGTDGIRVDRPSFAGILLDRVPYEWVMLALVLALSLGLGALARVFLASPLGQALPAIKTRETRLEFAGISARRVLLIAYVASAALAGLAGGIIAVTTLHVTPLLAYWTHSGELVFIAILGGGGSVLGPFLGAIVFELVRVYASAAFPDAWQMILGAVLLGIILFASRGLWGLYEDLVSRRGARP, encoded by the coding sequence ATGGAACCTCGCCTCGCCCTTCCCGCCGCTGCCGGCGTCGCGCTTGTTGTCGGGCTTGCGGCCGCGGCGCCGTGGCTGAAGTTCGTCTTCACCATCGCGCTCGCGAAGGGGCTCGCGGTGCTCGGCATCCTGCTCCTGCTCCGCGCGGGCCAGGTGAGCTTCGGGCATGCGCTCTATGTGGCCGTCGGCGCCTATACGGTTGCCTTCGCACGACCCGGCATCGGTGAGCTTCTCGTTCTGCTGCCCCTCGCCGTCGCTTCCGCGACCGCGGTGGGGTTCCTCGTCGGTCTGTTCGTCGCCCGCTACCGCGACATCTTCTTCGGCATGCTGAACCTCGCCTTCAGCATGGTGTTCTACTCCCTGCTCGAGAAGCTCTACACCTACACCCACGGCACAGACGGCATCCGCGTCGATCGGCCGAGCTTTGCGGGCATTCTGCTCGACCGCGTGCCCTACGAGTGGGTGATGCTCGCGCTCGTTCTCGCGCTGTCGCTCGGCCTCGGCGCGCTCGCCCGCGTCTTCCTCGCCTCGCCGCTCGGCCAGGCCCTGCCCGCGATCAAGACGCGCGAAACACGGCTCGAGTTCGCCGGGATCTCGGCGCGGCGCGTTCTGCTCATCGCCTACGTCGCCTCGGCAGCGCTCGCCGGCCTCGCCGGCGGCATCATCGCCGTGACCACCCTGCATGTGACGCCGCTGCTCGCCTACTGGACGCATTCGGGTGAGCTCGTCTTCATCGCCATCCTTGGCGGCGGTGGTTCCGTGCTCGGGCCGTTCCTGGGCGCGATCGTGTTCGAGCTCGTGCGCGTCTATGCCTCCGCCGCCTTCCCCGATGCGTGGCAGATGATCCTCGGTGCCGTGCTGCTCGGCATCATCCTGTTCGCCTCGCGCGGTCTCTGGGGGCTCTACGAGGATCTCGTGTCACGCCGGGGCGCGCGGCCATGA
- a CDS encoding ABC transporter ATP-binding protein, translated as MSAPLLSARGLKIAFGGVKAADGIDLDIAEGEIVAIIGPNGAGKTTFINMTTGYLHPQAGTITFDGATITGLAPREIVRRGIARSFQIPQLFTEHTVIENVALKVAAHRGFWHGFRPLLDGPTTAAAMAILDRFGLRDVATARATELNEGARKLTDIAMAMALEPRVLLMDEPTSGVASAEKFAIMDTLVAALRARGVTAVFVEHDMEVVERYADRVAVWSQGRILASGPPAQVLNDAAVLREVIGVEVKHATGPGGGDARA; from the coding sequence ATGAGCGCGCCGCTTCTGTCGGCGCGCGGGCTCAAGATCGCCTTTGGCGGCGTCAAGGCGGCCGACGGAATCGACCTCGACATCGCCGAGGGCGAGATCGTCGCCATCATCGGGCCGAACGGCGCAGGCAAGACGACCTTCATCAACATGACGACCGGCTATCTGCACCCGCAGGCCGGAACCATCACCTTTGACGGGGCGACGATCACCGGGCTTGCGCCGCGGGAGATCGTTCGGCGCGGAATCGCCCGCAGCTTCCAGATCCCGCAGCTCTTCACCGAACACACCGTGATCGAGAACGTGGCCCTCAAGGTCGCCGCGCATCGGGGCTTCTGGCATGGCTTCCGCCCGCTGCTCGATGGGCCGACCACGGCAGCGGCGATGGCGATCCTTGACCGGTTCGGGCTGCGCGACGTCGCCACCGCGCGGGCCACTGAACTCAACGAGGGGGCGCGCAAGCTCACCGACATCGCGATGGCGATGGCGCTGGAACCGCGCGTTCTCCTGATGGACGAGCCGACGTCGGGAGTCGCAAGCGCGGAGAAGTTCGCCATCATGGACACGCTGGTCGCCGCCCTGCGCGCCCGCGGTGTGACCGCCGTGTTCGTCGAGCACGACATGGAGGTGGTCGAGCGCTATGCCGACCGCGTAGCGGTGTGGAGCCAGGGGCGGATCCTCGCCTCCGGCCCGCCGGCGCAGGTGCTGAACGATGCGGCGGTGCTGCGCGAGGTGATCGGCGTCGAGGTGAAGCACGCCACGGGCCCTGGGGGCGGCGATGCTCGCGCTTGA
- a CDS encoding ABC transporter ATP-binding protein, whose translation MLALDGVDVAIAGTRVLRGVSLRIDAGARVALVGRNGAGKTTTLRAIMGLVPLTAGRIGFADTNLAEVPAHKRTALGIGYAPEERRLFPTFTVEQNLRLPAEVLKLPEAEIARRLEKAYAILPELRDLAVRRAGGLSGGQGKMVALGRALMVGTKLVLLDEPFQGLAPALAKRYGEALLRLREAEPGLAVLISESNPDLLKPMVDSAFLIERGEVRPTSL comes from the coding sequence ATGCTCGCGCTTGACGGTGTCGACGTCGCGATCGCCGGCACGCGGGTGCTGCGCGGGGTTTCGCTCAGGATCGACGCGGGCGCGCGCGTCGCCCTCGTCGGCCGAAACGGCGCGGGCAAGACCACCACCTTACGCGCGATCATGGGCCTCGTTCCGCTCACCGCCGGACGGATCGGCTTCGCCGACACCAACCTCGCCGAGGTGCCCGCGCACAAGCGCACCGCCCTCGGCATCGGCTATGCGCCGGAGGAGCGGAGGCTGTTCCCGACCTTCACCGTGGAGCAGAACCTGCGCCTTCCCGCCGAGGTGCTGAAGCTGCCTGAGGCCGAGATCGCGCGCCGGCTCGAGAAGGCTTACGCCATCCTTCCCGAGCTGAGGGATCTCGCCGTCCGGCGCGCCGGCGGCCTCTCCGGCGGGCAGGGCAAGATGGTCGCGCTCGGGCGCGCGCTGATGGTCGGCACCAAACTCGTCCTGCTTGACGAACCGTTCCAGGGCCTCGCCCCAGCGCTCGCGAAACGCTACGGCGAGGCGCTTCTGAGGCTGCGCGAGGCGGAGCCTGGGCTTGCCGTGCTGATCAGCGAGAGCAACCCCGATCTGCTCAAGCCGATGGTCGACAGCGCGTTCCTGATCGAGCGCGGCGAGGTTCGGCCCACCTCCCTCTGA
- a CDS encoding NADH:flavin oxidoreductase/NADH oxidase: MRETDRRVLVRDKRPLLFQPISFRSVTARNRIALSPMCQYSAEDGLPNDWHLQHLGARAAGGAGIVITEATHVAPHARITPGCLGIWSDAHTEALARLAAMIARMGAVPGIQLAHAGRKASVTRPWEGTKPIPPEAPEGWVPVGPTDEPFAPGHTPPVPLDPGGVAAAVEAFGRAARRARDAGFRLLEIHGAHGYLIHSFLSPVANTRSDSYGGHLRARARLLMEVIDAVRAEWPEELPLFVRLSCVDHLSGGLTIDDTVTIARWLAARGDVDLVDCSSGGITPDARPPSAHPGYQVPYSEAVRAAGIATGAVGLISCPDHAAEILANGRADIVLIGRAMLADPAWPLRAAKALGAEIDWPVQYERANLV, encoded by the coding sequence ATGCGAGAGACCGACCGACGCGTGCTCGTGCGCGACAAGCGCCCGCTTCTGTTCCAGCCGATCAGCTTCCGGTCCGTCACCGCGCGGAACCGGATCGCGCTCTCGCCGATGTGCCAGTACTCCGCCGAGGACGGCCTGCCGAACGACTGGCACCTGCAGCATCTCGGCGCGCGCGCGGCAGGCGGGGCGGGCATCGTCATCACGGAGGCGACCCATGTCGCGCCGCACGCGCGGATCACGCCCGGCTGCCTCGGCATCTGGTCGGACGCGCACACGGAGGCGCTCGCCCGCCTTGCCGCAATGATCGCTCGGATGGGCGCGGTCCCGGGGATCCAGCTCGCCCATGCCGGGCGCAAGGCGTCCGTGACCCGGCCATGGGAGGGAACGAAGCCGATCCCGCCGGAAGCGCCGGAGGGCTGGGTTCCGGTAGGGCCGACGGACGAGCCCTTCGCGCCTGGCCACACGCCGCCCGTTCCGCTCGACCCGGGCGGAGTCGCCGCCGCCGTCGAGGCCTTCGGCAGGGCGGCGCGCCGGGCGCGCGACGCCGGGTTCCGTCTCCTCGAAATCCACGGCGCGCACGGCTACCTGATCCACTCCTTCCTTTCCCCGGTCGCCAACACCCGCTCGGACTCCTACGGCGGCCACCTCCGGGCGCGCGCGCGCCTCTTGATGGAGGTGATCGATGCGGTGCGCGCCGAGTGGCCGGAAGAGCTTCCGCTGTTCGTCCGCCTCTCCTGCGTCGACCATCTTTCGGGCGGCCTCACGATCGACGACACGGTGACGATCGCGCGCTGGCTCGCCGCACGCGGCGATGTCGACCTCGTCGATTGCTCCTCGGGCGGAATCACGCCGGACGCGCGCCCTCCCTCCGCCCATCCCGGCTACCAGGTTCCCTATTCGGAGGCGGTTCGTGCCGCCGGGATCGCGACCGGAGCGGTGGGGTTGATCTCATGTCCCGACCACGCCGCAGAGATCCTGGCGAACGGCCGAGCCGACATCGTCCTGATCGGGCGCGCGATGCTCGCTGACCCTGCCTGGCCGCTTCGCGCGGCGAAGGCTCTGGGGGCGGAGATCGACTGGCCGGTGCAATACGAGCGGGCGAACCTCGTGTGA
- a CDS encoding ABC transporter substrate-binding protein, protein MRLTRRAALSAAAATLAAPTILPRNAIAQQRPSELRLGISTFLSGPSSVFGVPGRNAADLLIEQLNASGGIGGVPIRSVVIDEAPGVDFLLGECRRLAQNEGVDVMLASISSGSCLAVAPLAEQLRLPTILWDCGTQRIFEENSFRYAVRTQANAVPEIVAPLLYLLRARPEFSTLAVVNQDYAWGRDSWAIWKGAMDAIKPGVRVVAELFPRFGATDFSTEITRLQALRPDVIFSTSWGGELDTFIRQAAERRLFERSTFVLPLAESSLERVGKTLPPGVIVGARGDHWFLHPTARDTELLKNFTEAYRRRFNLYPIYPTFHMAQALYGLKAGYEKAIAANGGRWPSREQLMDTMRGLEFRHLTGTMKIRDDGQGLEPMLVGVTRHVDSYPFPVLDQMILYPPELVMNPTGTKGVEWVRLLTPAAVRRAPAPIAWRA, encoded by the coding sequence ATGCGCCTCACACGCCGCGCCGCTCTGTCGGCCGCCGCCGCAACCCTTGCCGCGCCGACGATCCTGCCGCGCAACGCCATCGCGCAGCAGCGGCCGTCGGAACTTCGCCTCGGCATCTCCACCTTCCTCTCCGGCCCATCCTCCGTGTTCGGCGTGCCAGGCCGCAATGCGGCCGACCTCCTGATCGAGCAGCTGAACGCCTCCGGTGGAATCGGCGGCGTGCCGATCCGCTCGGTGGTGATCGACGAGGCCCCGGGCGTGGACTTCCTGCTCGGCGAATGCCGGCGCCTCGCCCAGAACGAGGGCGTTGATGTGATGCTCGCCTCGATCTCCTCGGGCTCCTGCCTTGCGGTGGCTCCGCTTGCGGAACAGCTCCGCCTGCCGACGATCCTTTGGGACTGCGGCACCCAGCGGATCTTCGAGGAGAACAGTTTCCGTTACGCCGTGCGCACCCAGGCGAATGCGGTGCCCGAGATCGTCGCCCCGCTGCTCTACCTGCTGCGCGCTCGCCCCGAGTTCAGCACCCTCGCCGTTGTGAACCAGGACTATGCCTGGGGCCGTGACTCCTGGGCGATCTGGAAAGGAGCGATGGACGCGATCAAGCCCGGCGTTCGCGTCGTCGCCGAGCTCTTCCCCCGCTTCGGCGCTACCGACTTCTCGACCGAAATCACGCGGCTGCAGGCGCTCCGCCCGGACGTGATCTTCTCCACTTCCTGGGGCGGCGAGCTCGACACCTTCATCCGCCAGGCGGCTGAGCGGCGGCTGTTCGAGCGATCCACCTTCGTTCTGCCGCTCGCCGAGAGCTCGCTCGAACGTGTGGGCAAGACGCTGCCGCCCGGGGTGATCGTCGGTGCCCGCGGCGACCACTGGTTCCTGCACCCCACCGCCCGCGACACCGAGCTCCTTAAAAACTTTACCGAGGCCTACCGCCGGCGCTTCAACCTCTACCCGATCTACCCGACCTTCCACATGGCGCAGGCGCTCTACGGGCTCAAGGCGGGCTACGAGAAGGCGATCGCGGCGAATGGCGGGCGCTGGCCCTCGCGCGAACAACTGATGGACACGATGCGCGGGCTCGAATTCAGGCACTTGACCGGAACGATGAAGATCCGTGACGACGGCCAGGGTCTCGAGCCGATGCTCGTCGGCGTCACCCGCCACGTCGATTCCTATCCCTTCCCCGTGCTCGACCAGATGATCCTCTATCCGCCCGAGCTCGTGATGAACCCGACCGGGACGAAGGGAGTCGAATGGGTTCGGCTTCTCACACCCGCTGCCGTTCGGCGTGCGCCGGCGCCGATCGCCTGGCGCGCGTGA